A portion of the Nitrosopumilaceae archaeon genome contains these proteins:
- a CDS encoding HAMP domain-containing sensor histidine kinase: MIRHKNNNGLSDLTEFINIASHEMRTPIQSILTHAEFLYNSPEKNTQEYSQIIFRNAMRLQTLCNNLLDINRIERQMLKLKKEKFDLTELISYVIQDFNSLIKNSLYDATNIKLLFESAGEVIVEADKDRIYQVITNLVDNALKFTDAGSIKITLEKKDEETAVITVKDTGSGIDSHVLPDLFSKFTTISGKGTGLGLFVSENIIKAHGGNIWAKNNSDGKGASFIFVIPLLIKENTKIV, translated from the coding sequence ATGATACGGCACAAAAATAACAATGGATTATCTGATCTTACAGAGTTCATCAATATAGCTAGTCATGAAATGAGAACACCTATTCAATCCATTCTAACACATGCAGAATTTTTGTATAATAGTCCGGAAAAAAATACTCAAGAATATTCACAGATAATATTTAGAAATGCTATGAGACTTCAAACACTTTGTAATAATTTATTGGACATAAATAGAATTGAACGTCAAATGCTGAAACTGAAAAAAGAAAAATTTGATCTAACAGAACTCATATCATATGTGATACAAGATTTCAACAGTTTAATTAAAAATTCTCTTTATGACGCAACAAATATAAAATTATTATTTGAATCTGCAGGTGAGGTTATCGTAGAAGCTGATAAAGATAGGATCTATCAGGTTATAACTAATCTGGTAGATAACGCACTCAAATTTACTGATGCAGGAAGTATCAAGATAACACTAGAAAAAAAAGATGAAGAAACTGCTGTTATCACTGTCAAGGATACTGGCAGTGGAATAGATTCACACGTTCTACCAGATTTGTTTTCAAAGTTTACAACAATTTCAGGGAAGGGTACAGGATTGGGATTATTCGTATCTGAAAACATCATAAAAGCACATGGTGGAAACATATGGGCAAAAAATAACTCTGATGGGAAAGGCGCATCTTTCATATTTGTTATTCCATTACTAATTAAGGAAAATACAAAAATTGTATA